The DNA region GCGGCCTGGGTACCGGATGCGAACAGCTCGCACACTTACCAGACCCGCACCGCATCGAGTGGTGACAACATTATCGGGCTGGTTGACGGCGCCATGGTGCTGGAACCGGGCCAGAAGGGGAGTGTAAGCGCCAAGCTTTACGCAGGTCCAAAACTGCAGGACCGACTGGAGGCCCTCTCCCCTGGTCTTGAATTGACCGTGGACTACGGGATCCTCTGGTTCATTGCCCAGCCCCTGTTCGTGATCCTGACCTTTATCCACTCCTTTGTTGGTAACTGGGGTTGGGCAATCATCCTCCTAACCGTAATGGTAAAAGCGGTCTTCTACCCACTTTCTGCAGCCAGCTACCGCTCGATGGCCAATATGCGTCGCGTCTCCCCCATGCTGGCCAAGCTCAAGGAGCAGTTTGGTGACGACCGCCAGAAGATGAGCCAGGCGATGATGGAGCTCTATCGCAAGGAGAAGATCAACCCGCTGGGGGGCTGCCTGCCGATACTGGTACAGATGCCTGTCTTCATCGCCCTCTATTGGACGCTGCTAGAGAGTGTTGAGCTGCGCCAGGCTCCCTTTATGCTGTGGATCGATGACCTGTCACAGATGGACCCCTACTTCATCCTGCCGTTGATCATGGGTGCCTCGATGTTTGTCCAGCAACAGCTGAACCCGACCCCCCCCGATCCCATTCAGGCACGGGTCATGAAGATGATGCCGGTGATCTTCACCTTCTTCTTCCTCTGGTTCCCATCCGGACTGGTCATCTACTGGGTTGTTAACAACCTGCTCTCTATTCTCCAGCAATGGATGATTACACGACAGATTGAGGCGCAGGCAGCAGCCCGCTAGGTAGTCACTGGAAAACCCAATAAAAGGCCTTAATACTTTACGTTTTAAGGCCTTTTTTTATGAATTAAGTTTGAGAAAAAAAACGGTCAAGCCATGCTTGATCATAAAGCTACAAGGTAAAAAAACGATGAACACTCACCAGCAAAAGAAAGAGACCATAACTGCGATTGCGACAGCACCTGGCAGGGGTGGGGTGGGTATCGTTCGGGTGTCAGGCCCCCTGGCAGAACAGATTGCCGAAAAGATCTGCTTGAAGAGGTTAAAGCCAAGACATGCGCACTACGAGTCCTTCCACGACAGCCGGGGGCAGGTGCTGGATCAGGGCATTGCGCTTCTTTTCAAGGGACCAAACTCCTTTACCGGAGAGGATGTAGTCGAGTTTCAGGCCCATGGAGGCCCTGTCATCCTTGACCTGCTACTGGCCACCACACTGCAGGAGGGGGCACGCCAGGCCAGGCCAGGGGAATTTTCCGAGCGCGCCTTCCTCAACGATAAGATTGACCTGACCCAGGCAGAAGCGATTGCCGACCTTATAAATAGCTCCTCGGAGCAGGCGGCACGCTCAGCGCTGCGTTCCTTGCAGGGTGATTTTTCCTCCCTTATTAACCAGCTGGTCGAACAGCTGATACAGCTCAGGATCTACGTTGAAGCCGCCATCGACTTTCCGGAGGAGGAGATCGACTTTCTGGCTGACGGCAAGGTAGCCAAAGACTTAAAGGACCTGGAGCGGGAGCTAGGATCAATTATCAAAAAGGCAGGGCAAGGAGCAATCCTGCGCGAGGGTATGACAGTAGTGATCGCAGGGCGCCCTAATGCCGGCAAATCCAGTCTCCTCAACGCCCTGTCAGGCCGTGAGAGTGCCATCGTCACTGATATCGCAGGAACCACCCGGGACCTGCTGAGGGAGCAGATTCATATCGATGGCATGCCCCTGCATATTGTGGATACTGCTGGCCTCAGGGAGAGCGACGATGCCGTTGAGCAGATAGGGGTGACCCGTGCGCTATCGGAGATAGAAAAGGCCGACCGGGTATTGCTGATGGTAGACGCCACCACTACCGGAGCCAGGACGGCACAGGAGGCCTGGCCGGAGTTTATCGATCTGCTACCCGATGCCAGCAAGCTGACCCTCATACGCAACAAAATCGATCAGAGCGGCGAAGAGCCCGGCGTTGAGGATACCCACGAGGGAACGCTGGTTCGCCTCTGTGCAACCGACCACCGGGGCATCGATGGACTACGTCAGCACCTGAAGCAGTGCATTGGCTTCGAAGGCACCACCGAAGGCAGCTTTATGGCGCGTCGGCGTCACCTCGAATCGCTGTCAAAAGCAGCGGTGGCGCTCACCAACGGGCGAATGCAACTGGAGGTGATGGGGGCAGGTGAGCTCCTGGCTGAGGACCTCAAGTCGGCTCAACAGGCGTTGGGGGAGATTACCGGGAGCTTTAGCTCCGATGATCTTTTGGGGCGGATTTTTTCCAGTTTCTGTATCGGAAAGTGACCTCTGTCGGGGCGCGGGAACCCTGTGGGTAACCCCGGTATCACTTCCCCGGGTAATCTGTGGATAAAAGCGCTTGTGAATAACCCGGCTTTTATCCACACCTTACCCCCCGTCCTCCCCCAACATACTGAGCCAAACATAACAGCCTTTGGATAGGTTTAACCATCTGAAAAATATAACATTAGTGCGCTTACCCACAGAAAACTGCCTCACCATATATAACAACATCATTAAAAAACACATATATAAAATACTTAAATATTCACTACAGATAGATCTTGGGCTGTTAATAAAAAAGATTCTTTTTTAGCCACTAGCCTTTATACTTATGCCCCCCAAAAATCTCTCAATCGATTCCTTGGCCATCGTTCGCCAAAAGGTGGAGCCCGTGGATTATCCCTCTCGCTATGGCGTAATAGTCGTTGGTGGCGGCCATGCCGGTACCGAAGCGGCCCTTGCGTCCGCCCGTATGGGCGTTAAAACCCTGCTGATTACCCATAATGTCGAAACCCTGGGACAGATGTCCTGCAACCCGGCAATCGGCGGAATCGGCAAGAGTCATCTCGTCAAGGAGATCGATGCACTCGGGGGGGGCATGGCCGTGGCTACCGACCGAGGTGGGATCCAGTTCCGGGTATTGAACTCGCGCAAGGGCCCGGCGGTCCGTGCCACACGCGCGCAGGCGGACCGTGTGCTCTACAAGGCGGCTATACGCACTCTTCTTGAGAACCAGCCCAACCTCGAGATCTTCCAGCAAGCGGTCGACGACCTCATCCTTGAGCAGGAGACCGTGGTGGGCGTTGTCACCCAGATGGGATTACGTTTTTTTGCTGACTCGGTGGTGTTAACGGCTGGTACCTTTCTGGGCGGTGTGATTCATATTGGACTGCAAAACCACAGTGGGGGACGGGCGGGTGACCCCCCCTCGACCACCCTCGCCAAACGCCTGCGGGAGCTCCCGTTCCGCGTTGAGCGGCTGAAGACAGGAACACCGCCTCGCATCGATGCGCGCTCGGTCGACTTTTCCGTGATGACCGAACAGCCCGGGGACACCCCGACACCGGTAATGTCCTTCATGGGCTCTGTCGACCAGCACCCCAGGCAGATCAGTTGCTATATCACGCACACCAATGAACAGACCCACGACATCATTCGTGCGGGACTCGACCGCTCACCCATGTATACCGGCGTGATTGAAGGGGTGGGCCCAAGGTACTGCCCGTCGATCGAGGACAAGATCAACCGTTTTGCCGATAAAAACAGCCACCAGGTGTTTGTCGAGCCTGAGGGACTGACCACCCACGAGCTTTACCCCAACGGTATCTCGACCAGCTTGCCTTTCGATGTTCAGCTCAAGCTGGTGCGCTCGATTCGTGGCTTTGAGCAGGCCCACATCGTGCGTCCCGGCTACGCGATCGAGTATGACTACTTTGACCCCAGGGATCTAAAGCCCTCGCTGGAGAGTAAGTTCCTGCAGGGTATCTTCTTTGCTGGCCAGATTAACGGTACCACCGGTTACGAGGAGGCGGGAGCCCAGGGTCTTCTGGCCGGCCTCAACGCGGCTCGCCGAAGCCAGCAGCGTGAGGCCTGGTGTCCGCGGCGGGATGAGGCGTATCTGGGGGTACTGGTCGACGACCTGATCACCAACGGCACCAGCGAACCCTACCGAATGTTTACCAGCCGGGCGGAGTATCGACTTGTGCTTCGTGAAGATAACGCAGATCTGCGGCTCACTGAAAAGGGGCGCGAGCTGGGGCTGGTGGACGATCTGCGTTGGGCGCGCTTTGAGCAGAAGCGCGAGGGGATTGCGCGAGAGCAGCAACGCCTTTCCGAGACCTGGGTACAGCCGGGTTCCGCTGCGGCTAAAGCGATTGACCCCCTGTTGGAAAAACCGATGACCCACGAGTACAGCCTGCTGGAGCTGCTGCGCCGGCCGCAGTTAAGTTACGCGCAGCTGACCGAGGCAACCGGTGTCGGGGAGGAGGATCCACAGGTGTGCGAACAGGTGGAGATCCAGACCAAGTACCAGGGCTATATTGATCGCCAGGCAGAAGAGATTGAACGTCTGCGCAACCATGAGCAGACCCTGCTACCGGCCGACCTGGACTACCGGGCGATTGATGGGCTCTCCAACGAAATCCGGCAAAAGCTGAGTGATAACCGCCCCGATACGCTGGGGCGTGCATCGCGTATCGCCGGGGTGACGCCCGCCGCAATCTCTTTGTTGCTGATCCACCTCAAAAAGCGTTCACTGATCAGGAAGCAGGCCTAATGGTTACCGACGCACTGGCCGGTGATTTTGCCCGCGGGATTGAGAAGATGGGACTTAGCCTGGATGGGGCAGCCCAGCAAAAATTACTGGAGTACCTGCGCTTGCTGGCGAAGTGGAATCGCGCCTATAACCTCACCGCTGTACGTAATATCGAGGATATGCTACCGCGCCACTTGCTGGATAGCTTGAGTGTGAGCCCTTACTTAGTGGGTGATCGTGTGCTGGATGTTGGCACCGGTCCAGGCTTGCCCGGTATCCCACTTTCGATCACTTATCCTGAACGGCAATTTACGTTGCTCGACAGTAATGGTAAAAAAACAAGGTTTCTGCATCAGGCCGTGGTTGAATTGAAGTTGACCAATATCCGTGTTTGCCAGAGCCGGATTGAGGCCTTTGTCGATGCCGAACCCTTCGATGCCATCCTCTCCAGGGCTTTTAGCACCCTGCTCGATATGGTCAAAGGCTGCTACGAACTGTGCGCAGCCGGGGGGTATTTTCTGGCGATGAAAGGGGTCTACCCCCAGCAGGAGCTGGAGGAGTTGCTGCAGCATTACCCGCAGCTTGAGGTGGAGTCTGTGCTTCCCCTCAACGTACCGGAAAGCGAAGGTGAACGGCACCTGGTGGTGTTACGAAAGCCGAGCGCGTAAAACAGGGGCATCATGGTGGGCAAGATACTAGCAGTAACCAATCAGAAGGGTGGGGTAGGCAAGACCACAACCTGTATTAACCTGGCAGCGTCACTGGTCGCGACCAAACGGCGGGTGCTGTTGGTTGATCTTGACCCCCAGGGCAATGCCACCATGGGAAGCGGGGTGGCAAAGAATGAGCTGGAGCGCTCTGTTTATGACGTACTGATCGGTGAGTGTGAAATCGAGCGTGCCATTCAGGCGACCGAGCAGGCGGGCTACGACATACTGCCTGCCAATGGAGACCTGACCGCCGCCGAAGTGGAGCTGCTCGACCTAAGCTCAAAAGAGAAGCGCCTGGCTTATGCGCTGCGCAAGGTGCAGGACAACTACGATTTTATTTTGATCGACTGCCCTCCATCGCTGAATATGCTCACCGTTAATGCGTTGGCCGCAGCCAACGGGGTGGTGATTCCGATGCAGTGCGAATACTACGCCCTCGAGGGGTTGAGTGCGCTGATCGATACCATTGGGCGTATTACTGAGGTGCTCAACCCCGGGCTGGAGATCGAGGGGCTGCTGCGGACCATGTATGATCCGCGTAACGGCCTCACCAACGACGTATCGGCTCAGCTCACCCAACACTTCGGTGACCGGGTCTACCGTACCGTGATACCGCGCAATGTTCGACTCGCCGAGGCCCCCAGTCATGGCTTGCCCGCCATGGTCTACGACAAGCAGTCGAAAGGTGCTCTGGCGTATCTGGCGCTGGCGGGGGAGTTGATCAGGAAACAGGAAAAACCCAGGCAAGCGATCTCCGCTTGATGGCACAGGACTAAGTGAGCAAATACGTATGGCGGTGAAAAAGCGAGGATTGGGGCGGGGCTTGGATGCGCTGCTGGCGGGGAGTGCCCTGCCCAAGGCAGAGGGCGAGTCGGCTACGAAAGCCTCTACGGACGGAAAGCTGGCCCAGATCCCGGTTGAGTTTATTCAACGAGGCAAGTACCAGCCACGCCGCGATATGCAGCCTGAGGCCCTGGAGGAGCTGGCCAACTCAATCAAGGCGCAAGGGGTAATGCAGCCGATCGTGATTCGCCCCATCGGCGTGGACCGCTACGAGATTATCGCCGGAGAGCGGCGTTGGCGCGCAGCCCAGAAAGCAAGCTTGGATCGAATTCCTGCGATCATCCGGGACGTGCCCGATGAGGCAGCGATCGCGATGGCGCTGATAGAGAATATCCAGCGCGAAGACCTCAACCCGGTCGAGGAGGCGTTGGCGCTGCAGAGACTGCAGGAGGAGTTCGAGCTCACCCAGCAGCAGGTGGCCGATGCGGTGGGTAAATCCCGCACCACGGTGACCAACCTGTTGCGGTTGATTGGCCTCAACCCCGAGGTAAGAACCATGTTGGAACATGGTGACCTGGAGATGGGCCATGCCAGAGCCATGCTGACCCTGAACGAAACGCAACAACTGGAAGCGGCCCGAGAAGTAGTGGCACGAGCCTTGTCGGTTCGCCAGACCGAAGCCCTGATCCGCAAGCTTCAGCAGCAAGCAAGCAGCCCGAAACCGGAACAGGCCGTGAACCCTGACATTCGGAACCTTCAGGACTCTCTGTCGGAGCGACTGGGAGCCGCGGTGCGAATCGACCACAGTGCCCGCGGCAAGGGGAAACTGGTAATCCAATACAACAACCTGGATGAGCTGGACGGTATTCTTGCTCATATCAAATAGTCTAATTGACCCCTTCGGGGGTACTTACAAAAAGCGGGAAGGGGTTGGTTGCTGAAAAAACCATCAAACTATATGTAGTGTTTAGGTGGGTAGTGTTACCCATATCTAGCTATATGTACGCTTAGTTTCGGTTTCGCAGCTTATTGTTTTTACAGTAAAAAAAGGCCTTTTCGCCACAGGCTTTTTTCTGGCAGCCCCCCCTGATGGCTATTGAATGAGGGGGGCATTCCCCCTATAATCACCGACGCTTTGAATCAGGGTAACGTGCCCGGTCTCTAAAAAAGGCGATCCAGGGGCAATGGTGAGGGTGAGCTGACGTGAAGAAATCCGTATCTCACATCACTCGATCGCCCCTGTACAGATTATTGGCGTTGCAATTGATCGTAACGCTGTCGATGGGGATGCTCTTTTCCCTGCAGAGCTTTGAAGCAGCCTATTCCGCGCTGCTGGGCGGTATGGTCTTCATGCTTCCCAATGCGCTTTTGATTTATAAGAC from Aestuariirhabdus litorea includes:
- the yidC gene encoding membrane protein insertase YidC; this encodes MDLQRTILVVALAVVGYLLILQWNNDYNQPSNAPAESTTLSSPALPASAKQPSANSSDAPQAMDAATPAAPVDQPKAATGQLVTLTSDVLEIEIDPRGGDIVKTALLAYPRHKETPDQPFVLLERTQQRTFVAQSGLTGRDGPDRNGHPLYSSEKTSYSLEEGQDSLVVDLTLVEDGVTITKRYTLTRGQYDIEVEHLVDNGTDRNWQANFYAQLKRDSSGDPSNQGSATSFSTYIGAAVRTADEPYHKLSFDDFSSKPFKETLTGGYAAILQHYFVAAWVPDANSSHTYQTRTASSGDNIIGLVDGAMVLEPGQKGSVSAKLYAGPKLQDRLEALSPGLELTVDYGILWFIAQPLFVILTFIHSFVGNWGWAIILLTVMVKAVFYPLSAASYRSMANMRRVSPMLAKLKEQFGDDRQKMSQAMMELYRKEKINPLGGCLPILVQMPVFIALYWTLLESVELRQAPFMLWIDDLSQMDPYFILPLIMGASMFVQQQLNPTPPDPIQARVMKMMPVIFTFFFLWFPSGLVIYWVVNNLLSILQQWMITRQIEAQAAAR
- the mnmE gene encoding tRNA uridine-5-carboxymethylaminomethyl(34) synthesis GTPase MnmE, translating into MNTHQQKKETITAIATAPGRGGVGIVRVSGPLAEQIAEKICLKRLKPRHAHYESFHDSRGQVLDQGIALLFKGPNSFTGEDVVEFQAHGGPVILDLLLATTLQEGARQARPGEFSERAFLNDKIDLTQAEAIADLINSSSEQAARSALRSLQGDFSSLINQLVEQLIQLRIYVEAAIDFPEEEIDFLADGKVAKDLKDLERELGSIIKKAGQGAILREGMTVVIAGRPNAGKSSLLNALSGRESAIVTDIAGTTRDLLREQIHIDGMPLHIVDTAGLRESDDAVEQIGVTRALSEIEKADRVLLMVDATTTGARTAQEAWPEFIDLLPDASKLTLIRNKIDQSGEEPGVEDTHEGTLVRLCATDHRGIDGLRQHLKQCIGFEGTTEGSFMARRRHLESLSKAAVALTNGRMQLEVMGAGELLAEDLKSAQQALGEITGSFSSDDLLGRIFSSFCIGK
- the mnmG gene encoding tRNA uridine-5-carboxymethylaminomethyl(34) synthesis enzyme MnmG, giving the protein MDYPSRYGVIVVGGGHAGTEAALASARMGVKTLLITHNVETLGQMSCNPAIGGIGKSHLVKEIDALGGGMAVATDRGGIQFRVLNSRKGPAVRATRAQADRVLYKAAIRTLLENQPNLEIFQQAVDDLILEQETVVGVVTQMGLRFFADSVVLTAGTFLGGVIHIGLQNHSGGRAGDPPSTTLAKRLRELPFRVERLKTGTPPRIDARSVDFSVMTEQPGDTPTPVMSFMGSVDQHPRQISCYITHTNEQTHDIIRAGLDRSPMYTGVIEGVGPRYCPSIEDKINRFADKNSHQVFVEPEGLTTHELYPNGISTSLPFDVQLKLVRSIRGFEQAHIVRPGYAIEYDYFDPRDLKPSLESKFLQGIFFAGQINGTTGYEEAGAQGLLAGLNAARRSQQREAWCPRRDEAYLGVLVDDLITNGTSEPYRMFTSRAEYRLVLREDNADLRLTEKGRELGLVDDLRWARFEQKREGIAREQQRLSETWVQPGSAAAKAIDPLLEKPMTHEYSLLELLRRPQLSYAQLTEATGVGEEDPQVCEQVEIQTKYQGYIDRQAEEIERLRNHEQTLLPADLDYRAIDGLSNEIRQKLSDNRPDTLGRASRIAGVTPAAISLLLIHLKKRSLIRKQA
- the rsmG gene encoding 16S rRNA (guanine(527)-N(7))-methyltransferase RsmG, with product MVTDALAGDFARGIEKMGLSLDGAAQQKLLEYLRLLAKWNRAYNLTAVRNIEDMLPRHLLDSLSVSPYLVGDRVLDVGTGPGLPGIPLSITYPERQFTLLDSNGKKTRFLHQAVVELKLTNIRVCQSRIEAFVDAEPFDAILSRAFSTLLDMVKGCYELCAAGGYFLAMKGVYPQQELEELLQHYPQLEVESVLPLNVPESEGERHLVVLRKPSA
- a CDS encoding ParA family protein; this encodes MVGKILAVTNQKGGVGKTTTCINLAASLVATKRRVLLVDLDPQGNATMGSGVAKNELERSVYDVLIGECEIERAIQATEQAGYDILPANGDLTAAEVELLDLSSKEKRLAYALRKVQDNYDFILIDCPPSLNMLTVNALAAANGVVIPMQCEYYALEGLSALIDTIGRITEVLNPGLEIEGLLRTMYDPRNGLTNDVSAQLTQHFGDRVYRTVIPRNVRLAEAPSHGLPAMVYDKQSKGALAYLALAGELIRKQEKPRQAISA
- a CDS encoding ParB/RepB/Spo0J family partition protein, with the protein product MAVKKRGLGRGLDALLAGSALPKAEGESATKASTDGKLAQIPVEFIQRGKYQPRRDMQPEALEELANSIKAQGVMQPIVIRPIGVDRYEIIAGERRWRAAQKASLDRIPAIIRDVPDEAAIAMALIENIQREDLNPVEEALALQRLQEEFELTQQQVADAVGKSRTTVTNLLRLIGLNPEVRTMLEHGDLEMGHARAMLTLNETQQLEAAREVVARALSVRQTEALIRKLQQQASSPKPEQAVNPDIRNLQDSLSERLGAAVRIDHSARGKGKLVIQYNNLDELDGILAHIK